A region from the Lentimonas sp. CC4 genome encodes:
- the clpB gene encoding ATP-dependent chaperone ClpB codes for MNIDFNTFTEKSAFAVQEAQNLARSHGQQEIDVWHLLLALVQQEDGIVPSLLERLQITPSAVQLATEREIDKLPKATGSVNVSQVYVSSALQKAIAQADKEKTALKDEYVSTEHLFLGLLAADTKGKLGQFFKQFTLDRDKVFEVLKSLRGGQNVTSRNPETTFEALEKYGIDLVEQARKGKMDPVIGRDDEIRRVIRILSRKTKNNPVLIGEPGVGKTAIIEGLAQRIVRGDVSEGLKDKTIFALDMGSLIAGAKYRGEFEERLKAVLAEVKSSDGRILLFIDELHTIVGAGKSEGAMDAGNMLKPMLARGELHCIGATTLDEYRKYIEKDAALERRFQPVQVDQPTVEDTISILRGIRERFELFHGVRIQDNALVQAAVLSHRYITDRFLPDKAIDLVDEACALIRTEMDSMPQELDELTRRALRLEIEEAALKNEKDDASKARLKALSKELANIREEEAVFRSQWDNEKGAIDEIRAVREELDATRIAMEKAEREYDLNAVAQLRHGKMPELEEKLQALEAVEAKEGALLKEEVSQEEIAGIVSKWTGVPVTRLVEGEREKLLRLGEVLHESVVGQDEAVTLVSEAILRARAGIKDPRRPIGSFLFLGPTGVGKTELARTLAETLFDSADNIVRLDMSEYMEKHSVARLIGAPPGYVGYDEGGQLTEAVRRKPYSVVLFDEIEKAHPDVFNVLLQVMDDGRITDSQGHTVDFKNTVIIMTSNVGSRFLTEGVSGDEIPESVRESVMAELRQGFRPEFLNRIDDVILFKPLTLEEITQIVDLLLAHLNARLADRQITIEFDEGARKWIGEKGYDPVYGARPLKRFLQKQVETRLARGILSGEVAEQSTVCFTLDGDELAMR; via the coding sequence ATGAATATTGATTTTAACACATTTACAGAGAAATCTGCCTTTGCCGTGCAGGAGGCGCAGAACCTTGCGCGCAGTCACGGTCAGCAGGAGATCGACGTATGGCATCTCCTCCTTGCACTTGTTCAACAGGAAGACGGCATCGTGCCTAGCCTCTTGGAGCGCTTACAGATTACACCTTCGGCGGTGCAACTCGCCACCGAGCGTGAGATCGACAAGCTGCCGAAAGCGACTGGTAGCGTGAACGTCAGCCAAGTCTATGTCTCCTCGGCGCTACAGAAGGCGATCGCGCAGGCGGACAAAGAAAAGACCGCGCTGAAGGACGAATACGTCAGCACCGAGCACTTATTCCTTGGGCTCTTGGCCGCCGATACGAAAGGCAAACTTGGTCAGTTCTTTAAGCAATTTACACTCGACCGTGATAAAGTGTTCGAAGTCCTTAAATCGTTACGTGGCGGTCAAAATGTGACCAGCCGTAATCCAGAGACGACCTTCGAAGCCTTAGAGAAATACGGTATCGATCTGGTCGAGCAGGCGCGTAAGGGAAAAATGGATCCCGTGATCGGGCGTGATGATGAAATCCGCCGCGTGATTCGTATTCTCTCGCGCAAAACCAAGAACAATCCCGTCCTCATTGGTGAGCCTGGTGTCGGTAAGACCGCCATCATCGAAGGCCTCGCGCAACGCATTGTGCGTGGCGACGTTTCCGAAGGCCTCAAAGACAAGACGATCTTTGCCCTCGATATGGGCTCGCTGATCGCGGGCGCGAAATATCGCGGTGAGTTTGAGGAGCGCCTCAAGGCTGTCCTCGCTGAGGTCAAATCCAGTGACGGACGTATTCTGCTATTCATTGATGAGCTGCATACGATTGTCGGTGCGGGCAAGTCCGAGGGGGCCATGGATGCGGGCAACATGCTCAAGCCCATGCTCGCCCGCGGGGAGCTGCACTGTATCGGTGCGACCACGCTCGATGAGTATCGGAAATACATCGAGAAGGACGCGGCGCTCGAACGTCGTTTTCAGCCGGTGCAGGTGGATCAACCCACAGTCGAAGACACCATTTCGATCCTGCGTGGTATCCGCGAACGCTTCGAGCTCTTCCATGGGGTGCGCATTCAAGACAATGCCCTCGTCCAAGCTGCTGTGCTCTCGCATCGCTACATCACGGATCGTTTCTTGCCAGATAAAGCAATCGACCTCGTCGACGAAGCCTGTGCGCTGATCCGCACGGAGATGGACAGCATGCCGCAAGAACTCGACGAGCTGACTCGCCGTGCCTTGCGACTCGAAATCGAAGAAGCCGCGCTCAAGAATGAGAAGGACGATGCTTCCAAGGCGCGTCTGAAGGCGCTCTCCAAAGAGCTCGCTAACATTCGGGAGGAGGAAGCGGTCTTCCGCTCTCAGTGGGACAACGAGAAGGGCGCCATCGACGAGATTCGTGCTGTGCGTGAAGAACTCGATGCCACTCGCATCGCGATGGAAAAGGCCGAACGCGAATACGATCTCAATGCGGTCGCTCAGTTGCGCCATGGTAAGATGCCGGAGCTGGAAGAAAAGCTACAGGCACTCGAAGCTGTGGAGGCGAAGGAGGGAGCACTCTTGAAGGAAGAAGTCTCTCAAGAAGAGATCGCTGGTATCGTCTCGAAGTGGACAGGCGTGCCCGTCACACGACTGGTGGAAGGTGAGCGCGAGAAGTTGCTACGCCTCGGCGAGGTGTTGCACGAAAGTGTCGTCGGCCAAGACGAAGCGGTGACGCTCGTCTCGGAAGCGATTCTGCGTGCGCGTGCGGGGATTAAAGATCCGCGCCGGCCGATTGGTAGTTTCCTCTTCCTCGGACCGACGGGTGTCGGTAAGACTGAGCTCGCTCGAACCTTGGCAGAGACCTTGTTTGATTCAGCGGATAACATCGTGCGCCTCGACATGTCGGAATACATGGAGAAGCACTCGGTGGCTCGTTTGATCGGCGCACCTCCAGGATACGTTGGTTATGACGAAGGCGGTCAACTCACAGAGGCCGTGCGTCGTAAGCCATATAGCGTGGTGCTTTTCGACGAAATCGAGAAAGCGCATCCAGATGTCTTCAACGTGCTCCTACAAGTGATGGACGATGGCCGCATTACCGATTCGCAGGGGCACACAGTGGACTTCAAAAACACAGTGATCATCATGACTTCGAATGTCGGCAGTCGCTTCTTAACGGAAGGCGTCTCCGGCGACGAGATTCCTGAGAGCGTGCGCGAATCGGTCATGGCCGAGTTGCGTCAAGGCTTCCGTCCGGAGTTCTTGAATCGTATCGACGATGTCATCCTGTTTAAGCCACTCACGCTTGAAGAGATCACTCAGATTGTGGATCTGTTGCTCGCGCATTTAAACGCACGCCTCGCAGATCGTCAGATCACCATTGAGTTCGACGAAGGTGCCCGCAAGTGGATCGGGGAAAAGGGCTACGATCCTGTCTATGGTGCACGTCCGCTCAAGCGCTTCTTGCAAAAGCAAGTCGAGACGCGCTTGGCGCGCGGCATCCTAAGTGGCGAAGTCGCCGAGCAATCTACCGTATGTTTCACGCTGGACGGGGATGAGCTGGCGATGCGCTAA
- a CDS encoding PEP-CTERM sorting domain-containing protein → MKKTPYTLGAIALFAGASSLSAQLVNIDFSDSNGTDAAAAVDQAGRVTNTQSSVGWQVQSGSGVFAYDAASNVGTDPGTWTQFKVREFTDVTDTAFSSVTLTYQMNFDLSNNATRGTKFRVGLQYDDGTDTVRVSDQGILHVTDAQARPDSYETNNLNTGGDYATLNPTNNWGLAATGANSVTMTTVIDFVADTVTYSYANPNDGDGGTVVYASYAYTGSAVNELRFALDAENNASAYAFGDGTGGEYYAINSVTLTGVAVPEPSTFALLGGLCALGYVMVRRRRA, encoded by the coding sequence ATGAAAAAGACACCCTACACCCTCGGCGCGATTGCGCTGTTCGCTGGAGCTTCGTCGCTCTCAGCTCAGTTAGTTAATATCGACTTTAGTGACTCAAATGGCACCGACGCTGCTGCTGCGGTAGACCAGGCTGGTCGCGTTACGAATACTCAAAGTTCGGTCGGTTGGCAGGTTCAGAGTGGTTCTGGTGTGTTTGCCTATGATGCTGCTTCTAATGTAGGAACAGACCCAGGCACATGGACACAGTTTAAGGTTCGTGAGTTTACAGATGTTACAGATACAGCATTCAGTAGTGTTACGCTGACGTATCAGATGAATTTCGACTTGTCTAATAATGCGACTCGAGGGACTAAGTTTCGTGTCGGCTTACAGTATGATGATGGGACAGATACCGTTCGAGTATCTGACCAAGGCATCTTGCATGTTACTGATGCTCAAGCTCGCCCCGACTCATATGAAACTAATAACCTAAACACTGGAGGTGATTACGCGACCTTGAACCCTACGAATAACTGGGGTTTAGCTGCGACTGGTGCGAATTCGGTAACGATGACCACTGTCATCGATTTTGTGGCTGATACCGTTACATACTCGTATGCGAATCCAAATGATGGAGATGGTGGCACAGTCGTTTATGCGTCATATGCCTATACCGGTTCGGCAGTGAATGAGCTTCGTTTTGCTTTAGATGCAGAGAATAACGCTAGTGCCTATGCATTTGGTGATGGCACGGGTGGTGAGTATTATGCGATTAATTCGGTCACACTAACCGGAGTCGCGGTCCCAGAACCAAGCACCTTCGCACTGCTCGGTGGCCTCTGCGCTTTGGGTTACGTGATGGTGCGTCGCCGTCGCGCATAG
- a CDS encoding DUF975 family protein gives MNWFYEKDGAQQGPISEAELKSLVEAGTLAAHNLVWREGMADWSPYSAVFAGAAPSSAAQVSCPSCGASVSSAELIPAGARQVCPHCRDSYAQGLKEGVSNPVALMSGRGTGGATPNPELRAMAREALSGNWGVSVVVTFLNSLLQQAAAMVPFIGVLIQWAIMGPLSLGFHACFMGLARGEVLEVGNLFSGFSKFWRGVGIYWLVAIFVGLATMLAALPGGLLVGSVFMMDVAVPEEHPLFFIGIAVAAIPAVIVGIYMSLRYALVYFIANDEPETGAFEVLKESTRRMDGHKSKLFSLSVSFIGWHILGFLALFIGMLWSMTYWYAAFAAFYDDLSDEA, from the coding sequence ATGAATTGGTTTTATGAAAAAGATGGAGCGCAACAGGGGCCAATCTCTGAAGCAGAGCTAAAGTCACTGGTTGAGGCCGGCACACTTGCGGCACATAATTTAGTCTGGCGTGAAGGGATGGCCGATTGGTCGCCATATAGTGCTGTGTTTGCGGGTGCGGCGCCATCCAGCGCGGCGCAAGTGAGCTGCCCGAGTTGCGGTGCATCGGTCTCTAGTGCTGAGCTGATTCCTGCTGGTGCGCGTCAAGTCTGTCCACACTGTCGTGATTCGTATGCGCAGGGTCTGAAGGAGGGGGTTAGCAACCCAGTCGCTCTGATGAGCGGGCGTGGCACTGGCGGCGCGACGCCAAACCCAGAGCTGCGTGCGATGGCGCGTGAGGCGCTTTCGGGGAATTGGGGCGTTTCAGTGGTGGTGACTTTTTTGAATTCACTGCTTCAACAAGCCGCTGCGATGGTGCCTTTTATCGGAGTGCTGATTCAGTGGGCTATTATGGGGCCACTGTCGCTTGGGTTTCATGCCTGTTTTATGGGGCTAGCACGCGGCGAGGTTCTGGAAGTCGGAAACTTGTTTAGTGGCTTCTCCAAGTTCTGGAGAGGCGTGGGCATATACTGGCTGGTTGCGATCTTCGTGGGACTGGCAACAATGCTTGCAGCGCTTCCCGGTGGCTTATTGGTGGGCTCAGTATTTATGATGGACGTAGCGGTGCCGGAAGAGCATCCGCTGTTTTTCATCGGGATCGCCGTTGCGGCGATTCCTGCAGTGATCGTCGGAATTTATATGTCTTTACGCTATGCGCTGGTTTATTTCATTGCGAACGATGAGCCAGAGACGGGTGCCTTTGAGGTGCTGAAAGAGAGCACGCGTCGTATGGATGGCCATAAGTCGAAGCTATTTAGCCTGTCTGTCAGTTTTATCGGCTGGCATATTCTTGGCTTTCTAGCGCTCTTCATCGGTATGCTGTGGTCGATGACCTACTGGTATGCTGCCTTTGCCGCGTTCTATGATGATCTGAGCGATGAGGCTTAA
- a CDS encoding rhomboid family protein, which produces MAAPLAQSRCFQHVSREAVARCPQCERFYCRECVTEHDGRMICRTCLDALLLEQEASSRGLFKSLGAWLLAGAGYVFAVYVFYQIGRVLLRIPSEFHSGVFFE; this is translated from the coding sequence ATGGCGGCACCTTTGGCACAGTCTCGTTGTTTTCAACATGTCAGCCGAGAGGCCGTGGCGCGTTGTCCGCAATGCGAGCGCTTCTACTGCCGCGAGTGTGTGACAGAGCATGATGGGCGGATGATTTGCCGCACTTGTCTAGATGCACTACTGCTAGAGCAGGAGGCATCAAGCCGAGGACTCTTTAAGAGCCTCGGTGCTTGGCTGTTGGCCGGCGCGGGGTATGTGTTCGCAGTCTATGTGTTTTACCAAATCGGTAGGGTGTTGTTACGCATACCATCAGAGTTTCATTCGGGGGTATTTTTCGAATGA
- a CDS encoding DUF4350 domain-containing protein has protein sequence MRVFILLLLVVALVGLLAGVSWLIHLRFETGQAYPRGSSLRADPVGVKALFEAYESIDRLDVRRNFTPLNEIDDLPSEATLLLLNTRGWNLYQLAQFDSIERFVSSGGRLVVALNPEHVAYQYIEGDDEGADEDSEAIEGQEEVDRKSVFARRAEGKQRRFWAEVELVYGEHEGGDALCVDVDDVAALPLSLPWREGGALGETGEDWTPVYQIEEEVVVAQRAYGRGSIVLLTDDYLFSNEALLKHRYAELLTWVLGDQSTIIFDETHLGVSEGTGVAMLMRRYRLGGFCLGCAVLLLLVVWRGVSPLLPAHAGRSQGNVMFAEHSTEAGLSDLVRRSVSAVDLPREAFSQWKDSFIRNAADEAYYAQEIQEVHTFLAEYADLPKRKRKPFECHLNIQSIINRKKRRRL, from the coding sequence ATGCGAGTCTTCATTTTGCTGCTATTGGTGGTGGCGTTAGTCGGTTTGTTGGCTGGGGTTTCGTGGTTGATCCATTTGCGTTTTGAGACTGGGCAAGCATATCCTAGAGGTTCTAGTTTACGGGCAGATCCGGTCGGAGTAAAGGCACTGTTTGAGGCGTATGAGTCGATTGATCGATTGGATGTGAGGCGTAACTTTACTCCATTGAATGAGATCGATGATCTACCGTCTGAGGCGACACTGTTGCTGCTCAACACGCGTGGCTGGAACTTGTATCAGCTGGCGCAATTTGATTCGATTGAGCGCTTCGTTTCGAGTGGCGGACGTCTAGTCGTGGCGCTGAATCCAGAGCATGTCGCGTATCAGTATATTGAAGGCGATGATGAGGGGGCTGATGAGGACAGCGAAGCGATCGAAGGGCAGGAGGAGGTTGATCGGAAGTCTGTTTTTGCGCGCCGAGCAGAAGGGAAGCAGAGACGATTTTGGGCCGAGGTGGAGTTGGTGTATGGCGAGCACGAGGGTGGCGATGCGCTATGTGTGGATGTCGACGATGTGGCTGCCTTGCCGCTCAGTTTGCCATGGCGTGAGGGCGGGGCGTTGGGTGAAACTGGAGAAGATTGGACCCCCGTGTATCAGATCGAGGAAGAAGTGGTTGTGGCACAGCGTGCGTATGGTCGTGGCAGTATTGTGCTACTGACAGATGATTACTTGTTTTCAAACGAAGCACTCTTGAAGCATCGTTATGCTGAATTGCTGACTTGGGTGTTGGGCGATCAGAGCACTATTATTTTTGATGAAACGCACCTTGGTGTGTCCGAGGGCACAGGAGTCGCGATGCTGATGCGTCGTTATCGTTTGGGTGGGTTCTGTTTGGGCTGTGCGGTCTTGTTATTGTTAGTGGTGTGGCGCGGAGTTTCGCCGCTATTGCCAGCGCATGCTGGGCGTTCTCAGGGCAATGTCATGTTTGCAGAGCACTCCACTGAAGCTGGTCTGAGCGATTTAGTGAGACGCAGTGTATCTGCAGTCGATTTGCCGCGTGAGGCATTTAGCCAATGGAAGGACAGCTTCATTCGAAATGCAGCGGATGAAGCGTATTATGCTCAGGAGATCCAGGAGGTGCATACCTTTCTTGCTGAGTATGCTGATCTGCCAAAGCGCAAACGAAAGCCATTTGAATGTCATTTAAATATACAATCGATTATCAACCGTAAGAAAAGGAGACGCCTATGA
- a CDS encoding MoxR family ATPase, which yields MNEASLKQFHQHLEAARAEVAKVIIGQKAVVDLALITILTGGHALIEGVPGVAKTLLVRTLASVLSVESSRIQFTPDLMPADITGTNIFNMKTQEFTLIKGPVFTTFLLADEINRAPAKTQSALLQAMQERRVSIDREHIALDPSFTVFATQNPIEHEGTYALPQAQQDRFMLKILMDYPDEADELTLARSMLTNASPESVLDSEAVQPVLAAGELLEVRAALDSIVVREELLAYIVELVRRTRKHESVMVGAGPRATQALLLASRASAAIDGRDFVTPDDVKALSVPVLAHRLMLRPEYEIEGLTIAEVIHQLLETVPVPR from the coding sequence ATGAACGAAGCATCACTGAAACAATTTCATCAACATTTAGAAGCTGCGCGCGCAGAGGTCGCCAAGGTGATCATCGGTCAGAAGGCGGTGGTTGATTTAGCCTTGATCACAATTCTTACAGGCGGGCATGCGTTGATCGAAGGGGTGCCTGGTGTCGCAAAGACTTTGCTTGTGCGCACACTGGCTTCTGTTTTATCGGTTGAGAGTAGCCGTATCCAGTTTACACCGGATCTCATGCCGGCCGATATTACGGGCACCAATATCTTCAATATGAAGACGCAGGAATTTACGCTGATCAAAGGCCCTGTGTTTACCACATTCTTACTCGCGGATGAAATCAATCGTGCACCTGCTAAAACGCAGTCCGCTTTATTACAGGCGATGCAGGAGCGCCGTGTTTCCATCGACCGTGAGCATATTGCGCTCGATCCGAGTTTTACGGTATTTGCCACGCAGAACCCGATCGAGCACGAAGGCACCTATGCTTTGCCGCAGGCTCAGCAAGATCGGTTCATGCTGAAGATTCTGATGGATTATCCAGACGAGGCAGATGAGCTGACCCTCGCGCGTAGTATGCTGACCAATGCGTCGCCCGAGTCGGTGCTTGATAGCGAAGCCGTGCAACCTGTGCTCGCTGCGGGTGAGCTGCTCGAAGTGCGTGCTGCGTTGGATTCGATTGTGGTGCGAGAGGAGTTACTTGCGTATATCGTCGAGTTGGTGCGCCGCACCCGTAAGCATGAATCGGTGATGGTAGGTGCAGGGCCTCGAGCGACGCAGGCCTTGTTGCTGGCATCGCGCGCTTCGGCTGCGATCGATGGTAGAGATTTTGTCACGCCTGACGATGTCAAGGCACTGTCCGTTCCGGTGCTCGCGCATCGTCTGATGTTGAGGCCTGAGTATGAGATCGAAGGTCTCACGATCGCTGAAGTGATTCACCAACTCTTAGAGACCGTCCCAGTGCCACGCTGA
- a CDS encoding DUF58 domain-containing protein produces MRPIPSQRCVLLAGLLLPLGLLSAASPSLAWLLPAGIAGLVLLGVLDVSLSAQALDKLRVEVEPVTRLARGNPGKLSLHLRCDGQPLPAVTLGLPLPVEFIQDVETQSVALVGAGATHWIVEWEVTARSRGVYVCPAIYAEVPSRMGLFQVRRCYPSTAELRVYPNLRRERSQLANLFLNRGNIGVHAQRMVGQGREYEQLRDYSAGDSMLDIHWKASAKRGELVTKTYQVERTQEIYLVVDHSRLSGRRSARDVSSVDDAYAETVLERYVTAASVLGMAADREGDHFGLVAFGQQVSRFVRASSGKQHGQTIQDALFDLKTERGPFDLDELFTFIRMRLRRRALIIFMTDLSDSAAAEEFKQHIGLLASQHYVLVNSIRREGVHPMYATQQDVGGSSLSDQIAGHLRWDGLRQLQVALRAAGVEFSVLDDEKLSLELVNQYLAVKQRQVL; encoded by the coding sequence ATGCGTCCTATTCCCAGTCAACGTTGCGTGCTACTTGCCGGTCTGTTGTTGCCGCTTGGCTTGCTGAGCGCGGCATCGCCGAGTCTGGCATGGCTGTTGCCTGCTGGAATTGCGGGGTTGGTGCTGTTGGGCGTGTTGGATGTATCATTGTCTGCGCAGGCGCTAGATAAGCTGCGGGTCGAAGTGGAGCCAGTGACTCGCTTGGCTCGTGGGAACCCTGGTAAACTATCGCTGCACCTGCGCTGCGATGGGCAGCCATTGCCTGCTGTAACTCTCGGCCTGCCGCTACCTGTTGAGTTTATTCAAGACGTGGAGACGCAATCGGTCGCTCTGGTGGGTGCAGGGGCAACGCACTGGATTGTCGAGTGGGAGGTCACTGCGCGCTCGCGTGGTGTGTATGTGTGCCCAGCGATCTACGCTGAGGTGCCTTCGAGGATGGGGCTTTTTCAGGTGCGCCGTTGCTACCCATCGACTGCGGAGCTTCGAGTCTATCCGAACTTGCGCCGCGAGCGTAGCCAGTTGGCGAATCTATTTTTAAATCGCGGTAACATTGGTGTGCATGCACAGCGCATGGTCGGGCAGGGGCGTGAGTATGAGCAACTGCGTGACTATAGTGCAGGTGATAGTATGCTTGATATCCACTGGAAAGCCTCGGCGAAGCGCGGTGAACTGGTGACGAAGACGTATCAGGTGGAGCGGACGCAGGAGATCTATTTGGTGGTCGATCATTCGCGACTGAGTGGGCGGCGCTCGGCGCGCGATGTCAGCAGTGTGGATGATGCGTATGCGGAAACCGTTCTTGAGCGTTACGTGACTGCGGCGAGTGTGCTTGGTATGGCTGCGGATCGTGAAGGGGATCACTTCGGTTTAGTTGCGTTTGGGCAGCAAGTCTCGCGCTTTGTGCGTGCCAGTTCTGGGAAGCAGCATGGCCAAACCATACAGGATGCGTTATTTGATCTGAAGACCGAGCGTGGGCCATTCGATCTCGATGAGCTGTTTACCTTTATTCGCATGCGTTTACGCCGACGTGCGTTAATTATTTTTATGACGGACCTGAGTGACTCAGCTGCGGCGGAGGAGTTTAAGCAACATATCGGTCTGTTGGCATCTCAGCATTATGTATTGGTAAATTCAATACGCCGCGAAGGCGTGCACCCGATGTATGCAACGCAGCAGGATGTCGGAGGGTCGAGTCTTTCGGATCAGATCGCTGGGCATTTGAGATGGGATGGACTTCGTCAGTTGCAAGTCGCGTTACGGGCGGCTGGCGTAGAGTTTTCCGTGTTGGATGATGAGAAGCTGAGCCTTGAGCTCGTGAACCAATACTTGGCGGTGAAACAAAGGCAGGTCTTGTAG
- a CDS encoding stage II sporulation protein M, with protein MILDVEKFIRKRRSEWDEFEAMVVLLESDARAKLDLDEAQRFHYLYERVAADLSKLSAYAVEPRTKRYLESLVARGFGEMHGCARGLPFATALAALLYAFPAAVRRHARVLALVVAIFSLGAIFGGAALALDPSSKSVLMPFSHLQGDPSERVAEEEVMKGTHMDGGKSNFSAQLMTHNTKVAILTLALGMTFGIGTSIFLFYNGVILGAVIVDYILAGETVFLTGWLLPHGSVEIPAILLAGQGGLLLGRTLLFAQGRMSLGERLRSIRGDLVLIISGVAVMLIWAGLIESFFSQYHEPVLPYALKIGFGVLQLIGVCAYFMFMGRKEEGAVI; from the coding sequence ATGATTTTAGATGTAGAAAAATTTATTAGAAAACGTCGCTCGGAGTGGGATGAGTTTGAGGCGATGGTTGTCTTGCTGGAATCTGATGCGCGGGCGAAACTCGATTTGGATGAGGCGCAGCGCTTTCATTATCTCTATGAGCGCGTGGCTGCTGATTTGTCGAAGTTGAGTGCGTATGCAGTGGAGCCTCGGACGAAGCGTTATCTGGAGTCTTTAGTGGCGCGTGGGTTTGGCGAGATGCATGGGTGCGCGCGCGGCTTGCCGTTTGCGACTGCATTGGCTGCGTTGTTATATGCTTTTCCTGCGGCGGTTCGTCGGCATGCGCGTGTCTTGGCCTTGGTGGTGGCGATCTTTAGTCTCGGCGCTATTTTTGGCGGAGCTGCCTTGGCGTTGGATCCTAGTTCGAAGTCGGTCTTAATGCCGTTCTCGCATTTGCAGGGAGATCCTAGTGAGCGGGTGGCCGAAGAGGAAGTCATGAAAGGCACGCATATGGATGGAGGTAAGTCCAACTTTTCGGCGCAACTGATGACCCATAACACGAAGGTGGCGATTCTGACTTTGGCCTTAGGAATGACCTTTGGTATCGGCACCAGTATTTTTCTTTTTTATAATGGAGTGATTCTTGGAGCGGTCATCGTGGATTATATATTGGCTGGTGAGACCGTGTTTTTGACCGGCTGGTTGCTGCCGCATGGTAGCGTCGAAATTCCCGCCATTCTTTTAGCGGGGCAGGGCGGGTTATTACTCGGGCGCACGTTACTGTTTGCACAGGGACGGATGAGCCTAGGGGAGCGTTTGCGATCCATTCGAGGCGATTTGGTGCTGATTATCTCTGGCGTTGCAGTGATGCTGATTTGGGCCGGTCTGATCGAGAGTTTCTTTTCGCAGTATCATGAGCCAGTGTTGCCTTATGCATTAAAGATAGGCTTCGGGGTGCTGCAGCTGATCGGAGTGTGTGCGTATTTCATGTTTATGGGGCGTAAGGAAGAGGGCGCGGTGATATGA
- a CDS encoding RDD family protein, whose translation MSARFNQLIIQTPEGVQFVHQLASPVARFIAVAVDTMAITSLMSVLSVSVTLLGLLSADIAMAFNILLYFVVSIGYYILLEMAWRGQTLGKRLMRLRVIDANGLKLRPSQFVLRNLLRFVDSLPVLYLVGGSCALIHRRSQRLGDLAAGTVVVRVPELHAPQLSEVLGNVYNSFRDHPRLEALLRQRISPEQSAIALHALHRRGEMDAVARARLFAQLAEHFRGQVQFPADVTAAMSDEQYIRNCVDTIYRLAK comes from the coding sequence ATGAGTGCGCGCTTTAATCAGTTAATCATTCAAACGCCAGAGGGGGTGCAGTTTGTGCATCAGCTTGCGAGTCCGGTGGCTCGGTTTATTGCTGTGGCGGTCGATACGATGGCGATCACGAGTTTGATGTCGGTCCTCTCAGTGTCGGTGACGTTGCTGGGGTTGCTCTCTGCGGATATCGCGATGGCCTTTAATATTCTGCTCTATTTTGTCGTGTCGATTGGGTATTACATTCTATTGGAAATGGCTTGGCGTGGGCAGACGCTTGGCAAGCGTCTGATGCGCTTACGCGTGATTGATGCCAATGGCCTGAAGCTGCGCCCGAGCCAGTTTGTGCTGCGCAATCTGTTGCGCTTTGTGGATAGCTTGCCGGTATTGTATTTGGTCGGTGGCTCCTGTGCCTTGATTCATCGACGTTCACAACGCTTAGGGGATCTTGCCGCTGGGACAGTCGTCGTGCGGGTGCCAGAGTTGCACGCGCCGCAATTGAGTGAGGTGCTAGGCAATGTGTATAATTCGTTTCGTGATCATCCACGTTTGGAGGCATTGCTGCGGCAGCGTATTTCGCCGGAGCAATCTGCGATTGCACTGCATGCGCTGCATCGCCGTGGGGAGATGGATGCAGTGGCGCGCGCGCGGCTTTTTGCGCAATTGGCAGAGCACTTTCGTGGACAGGTGCAGTTCCCCGCAGATGTGACGGCTGCGATGAGTGATGAGCAATACATACGAAACTGCGTGGATACGATTTATCGCCTTGCAAAGTAA
- a CDS encoding response regulator, producing the protein MKINNKIAPTAETRRVLLIDDEAAFTRMVKLNLEATGNYAVRVVNESPKAQQVANEFNPEIILLDVVMPEADGGDVAIQLRQHRITQNTPIIFVSAMVSRKESGSGLYKSGGEHFLAKPVTTETLSNAIESVLKSGK; encoded by the coding sequence ATGAAAATAAATAACAAAATAGCCCCCACAGCCGAAACTCGACGCGTCCTATTGATCGATGACGAAGCAGCCTTTACACGCATGGTAAAACTCAACTTAGAAGCGACAGGCAACTACGCAGTGCGCGTCGTCAACGAGAGCCCCAAAGCCCAGCAAGTCGCCAACGAGTTTAACCCAGAAATCATCCTACTGGATGTTGTAATGCCCGAGGCCGACGGTGGCGACGTAGCGATTCAGCTACGCCAGCACAGAATCACGCAAAACACGCCCATCATCTTTGTCTCCGCCATGGTATCTCGCAAAGAGTCCGGCAGTGGACTCTATAAAAGCGGCGGCGAACACTTCCTCGCAAAACCCGTCACCACCGAGACGCTCTCCAACGCAATTGAAAGCGTATTAAAGAGCGGCAAGTAA